In Coccidioides posadasii str. Silveira chromosome 4, complete sequence, one genomic interval encodes:
- the FAR11_1 gene encoding Factor arrest protein 11 (EggNog:ENOG410PG4S~COG:S), with protein MYPPLDSTSNNIGGKGSSVLQDVLVGHKWEGSDVPSSIIEAGKLFSSRMRMTRALKQLWDEREKFMKYDRGWDANETLRRSNEEASSSVERSPGEATPPAKQTEDKDVQRRLDAVESFYSQILPHLQSIVIVLLKEILTNITATAGHLNGNGQNGHKPGMMTNGTRESQVPSNDVSESLDDLDAVRCREIKSKAISGTLLLLLKWFKRSHVLQFEYMTQLLLDSNYLPLILKMFIHEDVDKAVAKRNDRDDLSFFHFCHIHSDQAPQPSASPEPERVEDSEEEAVPPPISRSRSSLSVLNISAAPSERSQDSQALAEGPYLPEVDELGFPTAPLPDAPITEFSFRNFFSAINYLHIMQKITRNKAHRCLLLVQYKSSAVLRKGIKIPNPHLRLYTLKLFKSQVPYCGRKWRQTHMRIITAIYLYCRPELRDDWLAGADIDAEVEDSLPMEQALRGLTHWWHLRRYKDAMAVEGGQAMMDEERDFFSRELENMGWGLVEEDGDVGAVEDGNVGSAMPGGAPNQLEGAPLQMES; from the exons ATGTACCCTCCGCTTGATAGCACAAGCAACAATATCGGTGGAAAAGGCTCGAGCGTCCTTCAAGACGTGTTGGTGGGTCACAAGTGGGAAGGCAGTGATGTCCCGTCATCGATCATCGAGGCAGGGAAGCTGTTTTCCAGCAGGATGCGCATGACAAGAGCCCTTAAACAGCTCTGGGATGAGCGCGAGAAGTTTATGAAGTACGATAGGGGTTGGGATGCGAATGAAACTCTTAGGAGGTCCAATGAGGAAGCCTCGTCTTCCGTTGAGAGGTCTCCAGGAGAGGCGACGCCGCCGGCAAAGCAAACTGAAGACAAAGACGTACAGCGGCGTTTGGATGCAGTTGAGAGCTTTTAT AGCCAAATATTGCCGCATCTCCAATCCATTGTCATTGTCCTGCTCAAGGAAATATTAACAAATATTACTGCGACAGCTGGTCATTTAAATGGGAATGGTCAAAATGGGCATAAGCCGGG AATGATGACGAACGGAACAAGGGAATCTCAAGTTCCATCTAATGATGTCTCAGAGAGCCTGGACGACCTTGATGCTGTTAGATGCCGCGAAATCAAGTCGAAGGCCATTTCGGGCACACTATTGTTATTATTGAAGTGGTTTAAAAGATCCC ATGTTTTACAATTCGAATATATGACGCAGCTGTTGCTTGATTCGAATTATTTACCATTGATTCTAAAAATGTTTATACACGAAGATGTCGATAAAGCTGTAGCCAAGAGGAACGACCGCGACGACCTAAG CTTTTTCCACTTTTGCCACATTCACTCGGACCAGGCACCGCAGCCTTCTGCGTCACCTGAGCCAGAACGGGTAGAGGATAGCGAAGAAGAAGCGGTGCCTCCTCCAATCTCTCGAAGCCGATCTTCATTATCGGTACTCAATATTTCCGCAGCCCCCAGTGAGAGAAGTCAAGATTCACAGGCGCTTGCAGAAGGCCCATACCTCCCTGAAGTTGACGAATTAGGCTTTCCAACTGCGCCTCTCCCTGATGCGCCCATCACTGAGTTTTCCTTTAGGAATTTCTTTTCCGCGATTAATTACCTACACATCATGCAAAAGATCACCCGAAACAAAGCTCACCGATGCCTTCTTCTCGTACAATATAAATCCAGCGCTGTCCTACGCAAAGGGATTAAGATCCCTAACCCTCATCTCCGCCTGTACACATTGAAATTATTTAAATCCCAAGTCCCTTACTGCGGTCGCAAATGGCGTCAAACTCATATGCGCATTATCACTGCGATTTATCTTTACTGCCGTCCAGAGTTGCGTGATGACTGGCTCGCTGGTGCGGACATTGATGCCGAAGTGGAAGACTCACTGCCGATGGAGCAAGCCTTGAGAGGGTTGACGCATTGGTGGCATTTAAGACGCTACAAGGATGCCATGGCTGTGGAAGGAGGCCAGGCAATGATGGAcgaagagagagatttcttcTCGCGAGAACTGGAGAATATGGGTTGGGGTTTGGTAGAAGAGGACGGTGATGTCGGCGCTGTGGAGGACGGAAACGTTGGTTCTGCAATGCCCGGTGGTGCTC
- the FAR11_2 gene encoding Factor arrest protein 11 (EggNog:ENOG410PG4S~COG:S), whose amino-acid sequence MPMASSEENQQGHHIVRADEVDQTGTDISPVPDEQLMPSLFRDFKEELSRKQDEEFPEFPQRHQRQPARPELRRDAVAPPPPLQPPPPAPAPESLDPATDSLSLAQLRKIVQDLPKAEQQPAYAFSYADCQPFPEELDEWFQYNESDRLLLLGSKDSFEQNWSHFTCSLPEGNGSEITWLNATEDLKKTYLGDTISTVSKGVDILARIEALQNICYLVTGVWGVTAGRATDDYPQEPTETEAAEMPKERSLQIQWIERNVDLFQQVNGLPILFSYLQRVFDSDKMAGDDVKVFNGENNTAAYFAARDREVNLILTIFYFLVEVARRQEKLRPDNPQLRECFAALNPSYLVVIAQIIAGLRWEDVTNFPLTRVSQAPFPGETIINRNSLLSCSGNLFCCSLAAPMTSIVLKRYWNQSTMRSKSARIHRYQF is encoded by the exons ATGCCAATGGCTTCGtcagaagaaaatcagcaaGGCCACCATATTGTTCGCGCAGATGAGGTTGATCAGACGGGGACAGATATATCGCCTGTCCCAGACGAGCAGCTCATGCCGAGTCTATTCCGCGATTTCAAAGAAGAATTGTCTAGAAAACAGGATGAAGAGTTTCCAGAGTTTCCCCAGCGTCATCAAAGACAGCCGGCGCGTCCGGAATTGAGGCGCGATGCAGTtgcaccaccaccaccgctgCAACCACCCCCACCTGCCCCGGCTCCAGAGAGTTTGGACCCCGCGACCGACTCTTTAAGCCTGGCTCAATTGCGGAAAATTGTTCAGGACCTTCCCAAAGCTGAACAGCAGCCCGCGTATGCTTTCAGCTACGCGGATTGCCAGCCCTTCCCGGAAGAGTTGGATGAATGGTTTCAATATAATGAATCTGATCGGCTGCTCCTGCTTGGATCAAAGGATTCGTTTGAACAAAACTGGTCTCACTTTACTTGTTCGCTTCCAGAAGGCAACGGGTCGGAAATTACGTGGCTCAATGCCACCGAAGATTTGAAAAAAACTTATCTCGGTGACACAATCTCGACTGTGTCAAAGGGAGTTGATATCCTAGCACGAATTGAAGCTCTCCAAAACATCTGCTATCTTGTTACTGGCGTCTGGGGTGTTACAGCGGGAAGGGCCACTGATGACTACCCCCAGGAACCAACCGAAACAGAGGCGGCTGAAATGCCTAAAGAAAGGTCGTTACAAATTCAATGGATAGAGAGAAACGTGGACCTTTTTCAGCAGGTCAATGGATTGCCTATACTATTTAGCTACTTGCAGCGCGTCTTTGACAGTGACAA AATGGCTGGTGATGATGTAAAGGTTTTCAATGGAGAAAACAATACAGCAGCATATTTTGCGGCACGGGATCGTGAGGTCAATTTAATTCTCActattttttatttcctTGTGGAAGTTGCCCGGAGGCAGGAGAAACTTCGCCCTGATAACCCTCAATTAAGAGAGTGTTTTG CTGCATTGAACCCGAGCTATCTCGTCGTGATCGCCCAGATCATTGCGGGGTTGCGCTGGGAAGATGTCACAAATTTTCCGTTGACAAGAGTAAGTCAAGCGCCATTTCCAGGTGAAACGATCATTAACAGAAATAGCTTATTGTCCTGTTCTGGAAATCTGTTTTGCTGCTCTTTGGCGGCTCCAATGACCTCCATCGTGCTAAAACGGTATTGGAACCAGAGTACGATGAGAAGCAAATCAGCTCGAATTCACCGCTACCAGTTTTGA